In a genomic window of Methanoregula sp. UBA64:
- a CDS encoding tetratricopeptide repeat protein — MSRSDAEALMRQGIELYDLGRYQEAVVMFDRALTLFPRLPKAHYFKGIAQYDLGKYEAAVESYDNALALDPTDINAWYNKAATLAQMGKNKEALETCDRLIALKYDNAEAWILKGISFYELGRFQDAISAYDHALAIDPSHAKVYYNKGIAFADLGRHEDAIRAYDTAVELVPDYSKAYYNMGISLYELGRYDDALGAFEKAYSLDPSDAWIWYYRTFILAKLERYPEAADAAQHFLDAEPDHADIWVIKGIAQYRDGNFADAVTSLDRAIALNPLAADAWQYKGFSLFELERYEDAAYALDKAAEIDPSNIRVYFIRGKAYQHQERFREAAADFNRVIAAEPENTDALYGRAVSSISLSRYEDALEAFDRILAGDDSHAGATYYKGIALSRLGRQEEAIEAFLQTLEIDPGCASAAYQIGLSCASLGRFNDAVSAFDRALHIRPDYADAVYQKGFALAKLGKNEDAIQEFDRTLSENPGNAQAYHQKGQLLAKVSRYDEALEAFSKSIALKPDNAQVYYDKGSVLLKEDRYQPAIEAFEQAIGIYPDYVAAYYSKGIALEKTGELNSALHAFEQAVALDPSHALALYHRGFVLYKQEQYADAVAAYDAALALSPQNTSALFEKGISLSRLGRFKEATAAFGEAVTQNPGFADAWLYNGICYTRIGNFEEAVASFDKVLGINPKSTEALVRKGMALVSLGRYEDAIAAFNRALEDAPKDVWAWFYKGVSLSELSRFEEAVRSFEKVLELNRRCARAFYEKGNALSRLGKQLEAVISYDQALEIEPDNPKALYQKGIALAQRERYDDAIKTFERMLIFEPDNAQALYYLGIAYAGKERYEDAVRVFEHSLELDLANPLTLHYLGISLLQRERYDDAIRAFLGALERDKSNAATYYYLGVSYVHAGKYEDALAVLATAVSMNAALTEAYTYQGIALARLKRHEEAVAALNRSLAANPSQMEALVCRGSSLMILQRYAEAAETFDRILSLNPNLVDTWMQKGMALDKLSKKQDALAAYTKVLEINPENPEAWIKKGVIQTDLGKIADAVAAFNKALEINPALGNIWMRKGDALNTLGRSEEAAHAYAQSLKLNPEQETGWIKEGRTLFDLGRYEDAIEAFDNAITINQRSTEAFLYKGLSLEKLSRVEEAIQVFEVLLEIDANNSEGQYHMGLVLANSGRQKEALASFEAAIRIRENYAPAWYNKGKMLLDLSKYQDALVAFDKALELEPGYTEVFYYKGFALQKIGRYQEAIEAFEKNLEKDTSNSPGYYFKGIALSKLGRYQDALEAFDRALVYDPENALVYFQKGRAFDGLNRYQEAVTAFEKTLSLKPKYSEARMRKGISLYNMGKFSEALKDFNRTLSENSHNFHAWYQKGRALFDLGSYADAIESYDHALDIDSAYPEAHSHKGLALYELGRFEEAIASFDQALKGDPHLDGALYHRGAALLKLERYREAILSFDQALALTPKYAPAHHLKGVALAAQGLYQDSIDAYERALECDPKSAESALNKAISLHSLGQDDEAVKAAEKALEIRPEFAEAWYYKGISLSALGRFAEAVPAFTRSLELDPTNAHAYFDRGFGQIELAHYEDAVESFDHVLSQLADYPPAYFNKGRALALMGKNEEAVATFDQALAITPNDIAALSARARALAALKRFKEAAAAFEAACKADPKAADNFYELGLAYVELNKDEKALGAFAKTVKLAPENTDALEQAGFALARLGKYDEALGIFDQCIAKGRATARIYYEKGCAFFALGKFEEAIAALDSAVGIDSSHTGALVKKGQALYELGKYDEAVELFDRVTALDPENAVAHFTRGSALTKLSRFEDAIIALDRALEFDGNNGKSFACKGYALYRLGRFKEAAESFGKAQKRQGKDPFTLLYRGKSLLHNEAWEEGIAAFDKLIGLDSKNAAAWYYKGLAYTRMGLHGEALESFDQALAADELCAVAWYQKGLVLFDQEHYGDALPCFERALEIRPDVQDYAFRKALSLFMLGQFTDAIVFFDQALAHGPATSAILYYRGRSCMEIQKYPEALETLNSAISLDPENSFIWLAKGEALFHQNDGTAAVAAFDQALALDPKSVEAAFYKGESLALTGSDEDAVHAYDQVLGLDPSYPDAAYKKGLALSRLKKYTEAVAAFDQEIQYVTDHARAYYQRGLALSALGSYEKAIRSFKKALEHDPSLQDALFQSGLAYANMSRYVQALAAFDKLLEVSPQNAGALYHKGRMLAKLQRADEALAVLDASLDLENNVSDVWILKGSVLLDLDRQEEALAAFDRALALTPENTDAWYRKGLSLAGLHRYSEALHCFDRVLSDDPDNALALFKKGSAHLSGGDLKSAIDALTRALELKPDNANGWYDKAVALAGMGRYEEAIPSFDRALKLNTKYTSAYFDKGIALTKLGRDKQAIESFEMASAIDPDFSIAYYEKGLAYFRLKKNKDAIAAFDAAIAIDTSSAPVFLNKGRALANLKKYAEAVNAFDAAIRLDPKGYDAWFAKGTALGRLEQYGDAVTAFDHALAIDAGPYAPYHEKGVALARLGRYAEAIDAFSQGIERDGTKPETHYEKGRALLELGENEKAAEEFRRVLELDATFGDAAYYLGIPLERLGRYAEAIATFDRMIAKKPDHFDAWFHRGLASVRLKKDDEAVQAFEKARQIEPHDIDLLFSEGEACYRLDQYDEAVHLFDIALGKEPGNGEILFAKGKALASLNRHEEAQEVLRMAFTQLSDNYEPAYLRARSLVALGRFEDADMAFDAALALNPRDPEIWGGKGAALMHTGHYDGAIGAYDHLIALKPDDPTGPMEKGRALAAVKKYTDAIASFDRVLELVPSDPEASLERARALYALKRYDEALAALEITLSASPKDTDALYFRAASLSALGEDTEAAAAYERLLVYLPDDADAWYEQGCVLLRLRHYDDAIAAFDRTLVISPQHFDAQVQKARALDQLQRYSEAVASYNEALAIRPADAKTLYYKGVALARTGAAEDAVKAFDAALESDPVFADALFEKGKALSALGMFREAVKTFDKTLLISKNYAGVYFHKGKALAELGRHDDAIVAFDKEIDLDAGNFEAFYNKGLSLAATGRLDNAIEAFDRVIQLTPGSVSVWLHRGMVFFDLGKYTDALESYDKTLEIDPDNSEAWYLRGRALLALKKYDDAVGAFDKALDANAEATEAYYYKGRALFELGQYDDAVLAYDSAIRRKPRHDEALYHKGLALLKISRAEDAIPSFDLALKIRPNFAYLWTGKGMALATLDRHKDAITCFTKAIALDKKDAQTYYEYGLSLSALGRYQEAIKNFDAALVQRPKCAPAFYAKGRALCGIAMYPEAITAFDRALTEKGDFAEAWLHKGIAEANLDRYDEAVDCYNHALAISPSYAPALLNLGRSLIHLERIDEANEALDKVITLLPESAEAYYYRGLALFKRDQNEAALDAFNHALSINRQYAQAHYYKGVTLSRSRQYEEAIASLEAALKIKSDYPDAFYEKGTAYLHLEKYKEAIAAFDQALVANPGYAGAIFKKGRAYLALRNPDGAIRAFDRALELDPSCYQAHYWKAKTLYDEGSFDAAITEYDRAIGIQPGRAEIYRERGLAYAAVEQYRDAIKSYDRALELDPLNGETFAHKGASLAELGMYRDALEAFDKALEHDAGLAVAWFGKGNALYDIGKFAEARDAYDEGLRIDPENAVGWTRRGMSIAGLNDHRAAIESYDRALAIDPSFSIAYFTKGSALEALGQYEEAAESYHAMISLQPEFVDAWIHQGRALQELEKYQEALTSFKRAIEIDPSRKEVWNDIGATLEKLGKQEEAKICYEKAQ, encoded by the coding sequence ATGAGCAGGAGTGATGCTGAAGCGCTGATGCGGCAGGGCATCGAACTCTACGATCTCGGCAGGTACCAGGAAGCCGTGGTCATGTTCGACCGGGCACTCACCCTTTTCCCGAGACTGCCCAAAGCGCATTACTTCAAGGGTATCGCCCAGTACGATCTCGGCAAGTACGAGGCTGCCGTTGAGTCCTACGACAATGCCCTGGCGCTCGACCCCACCGATATCAATGCATGGTACAACAAGGCCGCAACCCTCGCCCAGATGGGAAAGAACAAGGAAGCCCTTGAGACCTGCGACCGGCTGATTGCGCTCAAGTACGACAATGCCGAAGCCTGGATCCTCAAGGGGATATCCTTCTACGAACTGGGGAGGTTCCAGGACGCCATCTCGGCTTACGATCATGCGCTCGCCATCGATCCCTCCCATGCAAAGGTCTACTATAACAAGGGAATCGCCTTTGCGGACCTCGGCCGCCACGAGGATGCCATCCGGGCCTATGATACGGCAGTCGAGCTTGTCCCCGATTATTCGAAAGCCTACTATAACATGGGGATCTCCCTCTACGAGCTCGGCAGGTACGACGATGCCCTCGGCGCATTTGAAAAGGCATATTCCCTCGACCCCTCGGATGCATGGATCTGGTATTACCGGACCTTTATTTTGGCAAAACTTGAGCGATATCCCGAAGCCGCCGATGCCGCACAGCATTTCCTCGACGCAGAGCCGGACCATGCCGATATCTGGGTCATAAAAGGCATCGCCCAGTACCGGGACGGGAACTTTGCCGATGCCGTAACCTCGCTCGACCGGGCCATTGCCTTAAACCCCCTTGCGGCAGACGCATGGCAGTACAAGGGATTCTCGCTCTTCGAGCTGGAACGGTACGAAGATGCGGCATATGCCCTTGACAAGGCTGCCGAGATCGACCCCTCGAATATCCGGGTCTATTTTATCCGGGGAAAAGCCTACCAGCACCAGGAACGGTTCCGGGAAGCGGCAGCGGATTTCAACCGGGTGATCGCAGCCGAACCGGAAAATACCGATGCGCTGTACGGGCGTGCAGTCTCCAGTATATCCTTAAGCCGGTACGAAGACGCGCTCGAAGCCTTCGACCGGATCCTTGCCGGGGATGACAGCCACGCAGGAGCCACGTATTACAAAGGTATTGCATTGTCCCGGCTCGGGCGGCAGGAAGAGGCGATCGAGGCATTTTTACAGACGCTGGAGATCGACCCCGGCTGTGCTTCGGCTGCATACCAGATCGGGCTTTCCTGTGCGAGCCTCGGCAGGTTCAACGATGCCGTGTCCGCATTCGACCGGGCGCTCCATATCCGGCCGGACTATGCCGATGCCGTGTACCAGAAGGGTTTTGCCCTGGCAAAACTGGGAAAGAACGAGGATGCGATCCAGGAATTCGACCGGACGCTCAGCGAGAACCCGGGGAACGCACAGGCCTACCACCAGAAAGGCCAGCTCCTTGCAAAGGTATCCCGCTACGACGAGGCGCTCGAAGCGTTCAGCAAGAGTATCGCGCTCAAGCCCGACAACGCGCAGGTGTATTACGACAAGGGATCCGTGCTGTTAAAGGAAGACCGGTACCAGCCGGCAATCGAGGCGTTCGAACAGGCTATCGGGATCTACCCGGATTACGTTGCCGCCTATTACAGCAAGGGCATTGCGCTTGAAAAGACCGGGGAACTCAACAGTGCGCTCCATGCTTTCGAACAGGCCGTTGCTCTCGACCCCTCCCACGCGCTCGCCCTGTACCACCGGGGTTTTGTCCTGTACAAACAGGAACAGTATGCCGATGCGGTCGCTGCTTACGATGCGGCGCTTGCACTTTCGCCCCAGAACACCTCGGCCCTTTTTGAGAAAGGGATCTCGCTCTCCCGGCTCGGGCGGTTCAAGGAGGCCACTGCTGCATTCGGCGAGGCCGTAACGCAGAACCCCGGGTTTGCCGATGCCTGGCTGTATAACGGCATCTGCTACACCCGGATCGGGAATTTCGAAGAGGCAGTCGCATCGTTTGACAAAGTGCTGGGCATCAATCCCAAGAGTACCGAGGCGCTCGTAAGGAAAGGAATGGCGCTCGTGTCGCTCGGGAGGTACGAGGATGCCATTGCCGCATTTAACCGGGCGCTCGAAGATGCCCCGAAGGATGTCTGGGCATGGTTCTATAAGGGGGTCTCGCTCTCCGAGCTCTCGCGGTTCGAGGAAGCGGTCAGGTCGTTTGAGAAGGTTCTCGAACTCAACCGCCGGTGCGCCCGGGCATTCTACGAGAAAGGCAATGCCCTTTCCCGTCTTGGAAAACAGCTCGAAGCGGTCATCTCGTACGACCAGGCGCTGGAGATCGAGCCCGACAACCCGAAGGCCCTGTACCAGAAGGGTATCGCTCTTGCCCAGCGCGAGCGGTACGACGATGCGATCAAGACCTTCGAACGGATGCTCATATTCGAACCCGATAATGCGCAGGCGCTCTATTATCTCGGTATCGCCTATGCAGGAAAGGAACGATACGAGGATGCCGTCCGCGTATTCGAACACTCACTCGAACTCGACCTCGCAAACCCCCTCACCCTCCATTACCTGGGGATCTCCCTGCTCCAGCGCGAGCGGTACGACGATGCAATCAGGGCGTTCCTTGGTGCTCTCGAACGCGACAAATCCAATGCTGCTACGTATTACTACCTCGGGGTCTCCTATGTCCATGCCGGGAAATACGAGGATGCTTTAGCAGTCCTTGCCACCGCGGTCTCGATGAACGCGGCGCTTACCGAGGCCTACACCTACCAAGGGATTGCCCTTGCACGGCTCAAGCGGCACGAGGAGGCAGTGGCAGCGCTCAACCGCAGCCTGGCCGCCAACCCCTCGCAGATGGAGGCCCTTGTCTGCCGCGGCTCTTCCCTTATGATCCTCCAGCGCTACGCGGAGGCGGCAGAGACCTTCGACCGGATCCTCTCGCTCAACCCGAACCTTGTGGATACCTGGATGCAGAAAGGGATGGCGCTGGACAAACTGTCAAAGAAACAGGATGCCCTTGCCGCGTACACAAAAGTGCTCGAGATCAACCCGGAGAATCCCGAGGCCTGGATCAAGAAAGGGGTTATCCAGACTGATCTCGGGAAGATCGCCGACGCGGTCGCAGCGTTCAACAAGGCCCTCGAGATCAACCCAGCCCTCGGGAATATCTGGATGCGAAAAGGGGACGCCCTCAACACGTTAGGAAGGAGCGAAGAGGCCGCCCATGCCTATGCCCAGTCGCTCAAACTGAACCCCGAACAGGAGACCGGCTGGATCAAGGAAGGCAGGACGCTCTTCGATCTCGGACGGTACGAGGACGCGATCGAGGCATTCGACAATGCCATTACCATCAACCAGCGCAGCACGGAGGCGTTCCTGTACAAGGGGCTTTCCCTGGAAAAACTCAGCCGCGTGGAGGAAGCCATCCAGGTCTTCGAGGTTCTCCTTGAGATCGATGCGAATAACAGCGAGGGCCAGTACCACATGGGCCTTGTCCTGGCAAACTCCGGCCGGCAAAAAGAGGCCCTCGCTTCCTTTGAGGCTGCAATCCGGATCCGGGAAAATTACGCACCTGCCTGGTACAACAAGGGAAAGATGCTCCTCGATCTCAGTAAGTACCAGGACGCTCTTGTGGCATTTGACAAGGCGCTCGAACTGGAACCCGGGTACACCGAGGTATTCTACTACAAGGGTTTTGCCCTCCAGAAGATCGGCAGGTACCAGGAAGCAATCGAGGCGTTCGAAAAGAACCTGGAAAAAGATACGAGCAACTCCCCGGGTTATTATTTCAAAGGGATAGCACTCTCAAAACTCGGGCGGTATCAGGATGCGCTCGAAGCCTTCGACCGGGCGCTGGTTTATGATCCGGAGAATGCCCTTGTCTATTTCCAGAAAGGCCGGGCGTTCGACGGGCTCAACCGCTATCAGGAGGCCGTGACCGCCTTTGAAAAGACGCTCTCCTTGAAACCGAAATACAGCGAGGCCCGGATGCGTAAGGGCATCTCGCTCTACAATATGGGCAAGTTCAGCGAAGCCCTCAAGGATTTCAACCGGACCCTCTCTGAAAACTCCCACAACTTCCATGCCTGGTATCAGAAGGGCAGGGCGCTCTTTGACCTGGGCAGCTATGCCGATGCCATCGAATCTTACGACCATGCGCTGGACATCGATTCGGCGTACCCCGAGGCCCATTCCCATAAAGGGCTTGCTCTCTACGAGCTGGGCCGGTTCGAAGAAGCGATCGCCTCGTTCGATCAGGCGCTCAAAGGGGACCCGCACCTCGACGGAGCGCTGTACCACCGTGGCGCCGCCCTTCTGAAACTGGAGCGGTACCGCGAGGCGATCCTCTCCTTTGACCAGGCGCTGGCCTTAACCCCCAAATATGCCCCGGCCCACCACCTCAAGGGAGTGGCTCTCGCTGCACAGGGCCTGTACCAGGATTCCATCGACGCCTACGAGCGTGCCCTGGAGTGCGACCCGAAGAGTGCAGAGTCGGCCCTGAATAAAGCAATCTCGCTGCACAGTCTCGGGCAGGACGACGAGGCGGTAAAAGCAGCCGAGAAGGCTCTTGAGATCCGGCCCGAGTTTGCCGAAGCATGGTACTACAAGGGAATATCGCTCTCGGCACTGGGCCGGTTCGCCGAGGCGGTACCTGCATTTACCCGGTCGCTCGAACTGGATCCCACCAATGCCCATGCATATTTCGACCGCGGGTTTGGCCAGATCGAACTCGCACACTACGAGGACGCTGTTGAATCGTTCGACCATGTCCTCTCCCAGCTTGCCGATTACCCGCCCGCGTACTTCAACAAAGGGCGGGCACTCGCCCTGATGGGGAAGAACGAGGAAGCGGTCGCGACATTCGACCAGGCACTGGCAATCACGCCAAACGATATCGCGGCACTTTCAGCACGGGCCCGGGCACTTGCCGCACTGAAGCGGTTCAAGGAAGCTGCAGCGGCATTCGAAGCTGCCTGCAAGGCGGATCCCAAGGCAGCGGATAACTTCTACGAGCTCGGTCTTGCCTATGTCGAACTGAACAAAGACGAAAAAGCCCTCGGCGCATTTGCAAAGACCGTAAAACTCGCTCCCGAAAATACCGATGCCCTGGAACAGGCGGGTTTTGCCCTTGCCCGGCTGGGGAAATACGACGAGGCCCTCGGGATCTTCGACCAGTGCATAGCCAAAGGCAGGGCCACTGCACGGATTTACTATGAGAAGGGATGTGCGTTCTTTGCCTTAGGGAAGTTCGAAGAGGCAATAGCTGCCCTTGACAGTGCCGTGGGGATCGACAGCAGCCATACCGGCGCGCTCGTGAAAAAAGGCCAGGCACTGTACGAGCTCGGGAAGTACGACGAGGCTGTCGAACTCTTCGACCGGGTGACCGCGCTCGATCCGGAGAATGCGGTTGCGCATTTCACGAGAGGTTCTGCCTTAACGAAACTCTCCCGGTTCGAAGACGCTATCATAGCCCTCGACCGGGCTCTCGAATTCGACGGCAACAACGGGAAAAGTTTTGCCTGCAAAGGATATGCCCTCTACCGGCTCGGCCGTTTTAAGGAGGCTGCGGAGTCTTTCGGCAAGGCCCAGAAACGCCAGGGAAAAGACCCGTTCACCCTCCTCTACCGGGGCAAGTCCCTCCTGCACAACGAGGCCTGGGAAGAGGGGATCGCGGCATTCGACAAGCTGATCGGACTCGACAGTAAAAATGCCGCAGCCTGGTATTACAAGGGGCTTGCCTATACCCGCATGGGCCTGCACGGCGAAGCGCTGGAATCGTTCGACCAGGCACTTGCCGCAGACGAACTGTGCGCCGTAGCATGGTACCAGAAAGGGCTCGTGCTCTTTGATCAGGAACACTATGGCGATGCCCTGCCATGCTTTGAGCGGGCGCTGGAGATCAGGCCGGATGTGCAGGACTATGCATTCAGGAAGGCCCTTTCCCTCTTCATGCTGGGACAGTTTACCGATGCTATCGTCTTCTTCGACCAGGCACTTGCCCATGGCCCGGCCACTTCGGCCATCCTGTATTACCGCGGGCGCTCGTGTATGGAAATCCAGAAGTATCCCGAGGCACTCGAAACACTCAACTCAGCGATCAGCCTCGACCCGGAGAACTCCTTTATCTGGCTTGCAAAAGGGGAGGCGCTCTTCCACCAGAACGACGGGACAGCTGCGGTTGCAGCATTCGACCAGGCACTTGCCCTCGACCCGAAATCGGTTGAAGCGGCATTCTATAAGGGCGAATCGCTGGCACTCACCGGAAGCGACGAGGATGCGGTCCATGCCTACGATCAGGTGCTCGGTCTCGACCCGTCGTATCCGGATGCAGCCTACAAAAAGGGGCTTGCCCTCTCCAGGCTGAAAAAGTATACCGAAGCCGTCGCAGCGTTCGATCAGGAGATCCAGTACGTAACGGATCATGCCCGCGCCTATTACCAGCGGGGCCTTGCCCTGTCGGCGCTCGGGAGTTATGAGAAGGCGATCCGGTCCTTTAAAAAAGCGCTCGAACACGATCCCTCCCTGCAGGACGCGCTCTTCCAGTCGGGGCTCGCGTATGCGAACATGAGCAGGTACGTACAGGCGCTTGCAGCCTTCGACAAGCTGCTCGAAGTCAGCCCCCAGAACGCCGGGGCCTTGTACCACAAGGGACGCATGCTCGCAAAACTGCAACGGGCTGACGAGGCCCTTGCGGTGCTGGATGCATCGCTCGATCTCGAGAACAATGTTTCCGATGTCTGGATCCTGAAAGGGAGTGTGCTGCTCGATCTCGATCGGCAGGAAGAGGCGCTTGCAGCCTTCGACCGGGCCCTTGCACTTACCCCGGAAAATACCGATGCCTGGTACCGCAAGGGTCTCTCCCTTGCCGGGCTCCACCGGTACAGCGAGGCGCTGCACTGCTTTGACCGGGTCCTTTCCGACGACCCGGACAATGCCCTGGCACTGTTCAAGAAGGGCAGCGCACACCTGTCCGGCGGCGACCTGAAATCTGCCATCGATGCACTCACCAGAGCCCTGGAGCTCAAGCCCGACAATGCCAACGGCTGGTACGACAAGGCCGTGGCTCTCGCCGGCATGGGAAGGTACGAGGAGGCTATCCCCTCCTTTGACCGGGCGCTCAAGCTCAATACGAAATATACGAGCGCCTATTTCGACAAGGGTATCGCACTTACAAAACTCGGGCGCGACAAGCAGGCAATAGAATCGTTCGAGATGGCCTCGGCAATCGACCCGGACTTTTCCATTGCCTATTACGAAAAAGGCCTTGCCTACTTCAGGCTCAAAAAGAACAAGGATGCAATTGCGGCGTTCGATGCGGCAATCGCGATCGATACCTCCAGCGCACCGGTCTTCCTCAACAAGGGCCGGGCGCTCGCAAACCTCAAAAAATATGCAGAAGCGGTAAATGCATTCGATGCCGCCATCCGGCTGGATCCCAAAGGCTACGATGCCTGGTTTGCCAAGGGCACTGCACTCGGCCGGCTCGAACAGTATGGCGATGCCGTTACGGCATTCGACCACGCCCTCGCTATCGATGCCGGCCCGTATGCACCCTACCATGAGAAAGGCGTAGCGCTGGCACGCCTCGGCAGGTACGCGGAAGCGATCGATGCATTCTCGCAGGGGATCGAACGGGACGGGACAAAGCCGGAGACCCATTACGAGAAGGGCCGGGCGCTCCTGGAACTCGGCGAAAACGAGAAGGCCGCAGAAGAGTTCCGCCGGGTTCTCGAACTCGACGCGACATTCGGGGACGCAGCATATTATCTCGGGATCCCGCTCGAACGCCTTGGCAGGTATGCCGAGGCCATTGCCACATTCGACCGGATGATCGCGAAAAAGCCGGATCACTTCGATGCATGGTTCCACCGGGGCCTCGCATCGGTCAGGCTGAAAAAGGATGATGAGGCGGTTCAGGCCTTTGAGAAGGCCCGCCAGATCGAACCCCACGATATCGACCTGCTCTTCTCCGAAGGAGAAGCCTGCTACCGGCTGGACCAGTACGACGAAGCGGTCCATCTCTTCGATATTGCGCTCGGAAAAGAGCCAGGGAACGGCGAGATCCTGTTTGCAAAAGGAAAAGCGCTCGCGAGCCTGAACCGGCACGAGGAGGCACAGGAAGTCCTCCGTATGGCATTTACCCAGCTCTCGGATAATTACGAGCCGGCATATCTCCGCGCCCGCTCGCTGGTTGCTCTCGGCCGGTTCGAAGACGCGGATATGGCCTTCGATGCAGCGCTTGCCCTCAACCCCCGGGATCCTGAAATCTGGGGCGGAAAGGGCGCGGCCCTGATGCACACGGGCCACTACGACGGGGCAATCGGGGCGTACGATCACCTGATCGCCTTAAAACCGGACGATCCCACGGGCCCTATGGAAAAGGGGCGGGCGCTTGCCGCAGTAAAGAAATATACCGATGCAATCGCCTCGTTCGACCGGGTCCTCGAACTTGTCCCATCGGACCCCGAAGCATCCCTCGAACGTGCACGGGCGCTCTATGCCCTCAAACGTTACGACGAGGCCCTTGCAGCGCTCGAAATTACCCTGTCTGCCAGCCCGAAAGACACCGATGCACTCTATTTCCGGGCCGCATCCCTGTCAGCACTCGGTGAGGACACCGAAGCTGCTGCCGCGTACGAGCGCCTGCTGGTGTACCTGCCCGACGATGCCGATGCATGGTACGAGCAGGGATGCGTGCTCTTACGGCTCAGGCACTACGACGATGCCATCGCGGCCTTCGACCGCACGCTCGTCATCAGCCCGCAGCACTTCGATGCGCAGGTCCAGAAAGCCCGGGCGTTAGACCAGCTCCAGCGGTACAGCGAGGCAGTCGCCAGTTACAACGAGGCGCTGGCGATACGGCCGGCTGATGCAAAAACCCTCTATTACAAGGGCGTTGCACTCGCCCGGACCGGCGCTGCCGAAGATGCCGTGAAGGCCTTTGATGCGGCGCTCGAAAGCGACCCGGTCTTTGCCGACGCGCTCTTTGAGAAAGGAAAAGCCCTTTCTGCCCTCGGGATGTTCCGCGAAGCGGTCAAGACGTTCGACAAAACCCTCCTTATCAGCAAGAATTACGCAGGAGTCTATTTCCACAAAGGAAAGGCCCTTGCAGAACTCGGACGACACGACGACGCAATCGTTGCCTTCGACAAAGAGATCGATCTCGATGCAGGAAACTTTGAGGCATTCTACAACAAGGGCCTTTCCCTGGCGGCAACCGGACGGCTCGACAATGCCATCGAGGCATTCGATCGCGTGATCCAGCTGACGCCCGGATCGGTGTCCGTATGGCTCCACCGGGGCATGGTCTTCTTCGATCTGGGGAAGTACACCGATGCCCTCGAATCGTACGACAAGACGCTGGAAATCGATCCGGACAATTCCGAAGCCTGGTACCTCCGCGGCAGGGCGCTTCTTGCCCTCAAAAAATACGACGATGCAGTCGGGGCTTTCGATAAGGCACTCGATGCCAATGCCGAGGCAACAGAGGCCTATTACTACAAGGGCCGGGCCCTCTTCGAACTGGGACAGTACGACGATGCAGTTCTTGCTTACGACAGCGCCATCCGCCGCAAACCGCGCCACGACGAGGCGCTGTACCACAAGGGCCTTGCCCTGTTAAAGATCTCCCGTGCCGAGGATGCGATACCCTCCTTCGATCTCGCACTGAAGATACGCCCGAACTTTGCCTACCTCTGGACCGGGAAAGGCATGGCCCTTGCCACCCTGGATCGGCACAAGGATGCCATTACCTGCTTCACAAAAGCCATTGCCCTCGACAAGAAAGATGCACAGACCTACTATGAGTACGGTCTCTCGCTCTCTGCACTGGGCAGATACCAGGAAGCCATCAAGAACTTCGATGCTGCCCTCGTCCAGCGCCCGAAGTGCGCACCGGCATTCTATGCGAAAGGCCGGGCCCTCTGCGGGATCGCAATGTATCCCGAGGCGATCACTGCCTTTGACCGGGCGCTTACTGAGAAAGGGGACTTTGCGGAAGCCTGGCTCCACAAAGGAATAGCCGAAGCAAACCTTGACCGGTACGACGAGGCAGTGGACTGCTATAACCATGCCCTTGCCATCAGCCCGTCCTATGCACCGGCGCTCCTCAACCTTGGCCGGTCCCTCATCCACCTCGAACGCATTGACGAGGCAAACGAGGCGCTGGACAAGGTAATCACCCTGCTGCCGGAATCAGCCGAAGCGTATTATTACCGGGGCCTTGCACTCTTCAAGCGCGACCAGAACGAGGCAGCGCTCGATGCGTTCAACCATGCCCTCAGTATCAACCGCCAGTACGCCCAGGCGCATTACTACAAGGGCGTCACGCTCAGCCGCTCCCGCCAGTACGAAGAAGCGATAGCATCGCTTGAAGCAGCCCTGAAGATAAAGAGCGATTACCCGGATGCTTTCTACGAGAAAGGAACGGCGTACCTGCACCTCGAGAAGTACAAGGAAGCGATCGCAGCTTTCGACCAGGCCCTTGTGGCAAACCCCGGGTATGCCGGCGCGATCTTCAAGAAGGGGCGGGCGTACCTGGCGCTCCGTAATCCCGACGGTGCAATCCGGGCATTCGACCGGGCGCTGGAACTCGATCCTTCCTGCTACCAGGCACATTACTGGAAGGCAAAAACGCTCTACGATGAAGGGAGCTTCGATGCCGCAATCACCGAGTACGACCGGGCGATCGGTATCCAGCCGGGACGCGCCGAGATCTACCGTGAACGAGGCCTTGCGTACGCTGCCGTTGAGCAGTACCGGGATGCGATAAAATCGTACGACCGGGCGCTGGAACTCGATCCCCTCAATGGCGAGACCTTTGCCCACAAAGGGGCGTCGCTTGCCGAGCTGGGGATGTATCGCGATGCACTGGAGGCTTTCGACAAGGCACTCGAACACGATGCCGGGCTTGCCGTTGCATGGTTCGGGAAAGGGAACGCCTTATACGATATCGGGAAGTTCGCCGAGGCACGCGATGCTTATGACGAAGGCCTCAGGATCGACCCGGAGAACGCGGTTGGGTGGACTAGGCGGGGCATGAGCATTGCCGGCCTGAACGATCACCGGGCAGCCATCGAGTCCTATGACCGGGCGCTCGCCATCGACCCGTCGTTCTCGATCGCCTACTTCACCAAGGGAAGCGCATTAGAGGCGCTCGGGCAGTACGAGGAGGCCGCCGAGTCCTACCATGCGATGATCTCGCTCCAGCCGGAATTTGTCGATGCCTGGATCCACCAGGGCCGGGCCCTCCAGGAACTGGAAAAATACCAGGAGGCGCTCACCTCGTTCAAGCGCGCCATCGAGATCGATCCGTCCAGAAAAGAGGTCTGGAACGACATCGGTGCCACCCTCGAAAAGCTCGGCAAGCAGGAAGAGGCAAAGATCTGCTACGAGAAGGCCCAGTAA